The Streptomyces cathayae DNA segment GGGGTGCGGGGTGAGGCATGCGTCGGCGCCGCGGCCCGTGGGGGCACGTCGGCGCCTGGCGACTGCTCCACAGAAACAGCTCGAGGGTTCGTCACGCAATGCCCGTGTTTACTAGCCGTGGTCGCATTTCGTGTGCATTGCCGGAATGTGGTCCGCAGGTGTGCGCGCAGGTCGGGGCGGGTGGGGGAGGGGGGGCGGGGGCGGGCCGAGGGCTACGAGGCCGCTTCGTATGTGATCCGGGCCATGTGGGGTGGTTCACCGTGGCGGGCCGTCGTCGTCACCGTGGGCGTGCGGGGCGATTACTCAGGGATGCCCCGTGAAAGTGACCGGCGTCTCGAAAGCGGCCCGGCGGGTGGCGCGGCGCAGGGCGCGGAGGACCGGGGCGCCCAGGGTCAGGGCCAGGACGACGGTGAGCAGGGCCCGGCCCAGGTCCCAGCCGAGGGACGTGGCCAGGCAGTACGCCACGAAGCGGGCCAGGTTGGCGGGGACCGACGCGTCCGGGTCGAAGGAGATGTTCGAGGCGAGGGCGGCCATGAAGGGCCAGCCCGCCATGTTCATCACCGTGCCGTAGGCGAAGGCCGCCAGAAAGCCGTAGGCGGCGAGCATCCACAGCTCCGCGCGGCCCCGGAGGCGGTCCGGGCCCGGGAGCAGGCCCGCGCCCATCGTGAACCAGCCCATCGCCAGCATCTGGAACGGGAGCCACGGGCCGACCCCGCCCGTGAGCAGCGCGGACGCGAACATCGTCACCGAGCCGAGCACGAAGCCGAAGCCGGGGCCGAGGACCCGGCCGCTCAGCACCATCAGGAAGAACATGGGTTCCAGACCGGCCGTCCCCGCGCCGATGGGGCGCAGGGCCGCGCCCGTCGCCGCCAGGACGCCCAGCATCGCGACCGCCTTCGGGCCGAGGCCCGACTCCGAGATCGTCGCCGCCACCACCGCGACCAGCAGCACCAGCAGCCCCGCGAAGAGCCACGGCGCGTCCTGCGCGTGGGCGTTGAGGGTGGAGGCGGGCGGGGCCAGGAAGGGCCAGCCGAAGGCGGCCACGCCCACCGCGCTCACCAGGGCCAGCGCCAGCAGCGACCGCGGTCCCAAGCGGACGGCCCGCACCTGGCGCTGCGCGCCGGTGACGGTGCCGGTGGTCGGGGTGCGTGCGGGGGTCATGACAGGGCCGCCCGTACCTGGGAGACCGTGAGCCACTGCTGCGGGGCCAGGATCTTCGCCACCTGGGGGGCGAAGGACGGGGACGCGACGACCACCTCGGCCGCCGGCCCGTCGGCGATGACCTCGCCCTCGGCGAGCAGGACCACCCGGTGGGCGAGTTCCGCCGCCAGTTCCACGTCGTGCGTGGCCAGGACGATGGCGTGGCCCTCGGCGGCCAGCCCCCGCAGCACGGCGACCAGGCGGGCCTTCGCCGCGTAGTCCAGGCCGCGGGTCGGCTCGTCGAGCAGGAGCAGGGGCGGGCGGGCGGTGAGGACGACGGCCAGGGCGAGGGTGAGGCGCTGGCCCTCGGACAGGTCACGGGGGTGCGTGTCGTCCGCGACCCCGGGGAGCAGCTCCGACAGCAGGGCGCGGCAGGTGCCCGCCTCCGCCTCCGCGTCCCGGTCCGCGGCGGCGCACTCCGCGCCGACCGTGTCCGCGTACAGCAGGTCGCGCGGCTCCTGCGGGACGA contains these protein-coding regions:
- a CDS encoding ECF transporter S component, translating into MTPARTPTTGTVTGAQRQVRAVRLGPRSLLALALVSAVGVAAFGWPFLAPPASTLNAHAQDAPWLFAGLLVLLVAVVAATISESGLGPKAVAMLGVLAATGAALRPIGAGTAGLEPMFFLMVLSGRVLGPGFGFVLGSVTMFASALLTGGVGPWLPFQMLAMGWFTMGAGLLPGPDRLRGRAELWMLAAYGFLAAFAYGTVMNMAGWPFMAALASNISFDPDASVPANLARFVAYCLATSLGWDLGRALLTVVLALTLGAPVLRALRRATRRAAFETPVTFTGHP